The Acinetobacter pittii genome contains a region encoding:
- the trxA gene encoding thioredoxin — MSATIVNTTDDNFQADVLDSETPVLVDFWAGWCAPCKAIAPVLEDLSSEYAGKVKIVKVDVTSCEDTAVKYNIRNIPALLLFKNGEVVAQQIGAVPRSKLVSFIDENV, encoded by the coding sequence ATGTCTGCAACTATTGTAAATACAACTGATGATAACTTCCAAGCAGATGTTTTAGATTCTGAAACACCTGTACTTGTTGACTTCTGGGCAGGATGGTGTGCTCCTTGTAAAGCGATCGCGCCTGTTCTTGAAGACCTATCAAGTGAATATGCTGGTAAAGTAAAAATTGTTAAAGTTGATGTGACTTCTTGCGAAGATACAGCAGTGAAATACAACATCCGTAACATTCCTGCTTTACTACTTTTCAAAAATGGTGAAGTTGTAGCTCAACAAATTGGTGCTGTACCTCGCTCTAAACTTGTTAGCTTTATTGATGAAAATGTTTAA
- the rho gene encoding transcription termination factor Rho: MNLTELKKKPIGELIKIAEFMGLEGMARNRKQDIIFAILKRHAMNGEEIFGDGVLEILSDGFGFLRSAAGSYLAGPDDIYVSPSQIRRFNLRTGDTITGTIRPPKEGERYFALLKVNQINYDTPENSRNKILFENLTPLFPTEQLVMELGNGTTEDLTARVVDLVAPIGKGQRSIIVAPPKAGKTMLLQNIAQSIVRNNPEVFLIVLLIDERPEEVTEMERTVRGEVIASTFDEAPARHVQVAEMVIEKAKRLVEHKKDVVILLDSITRLARAYNTVIPSSGKVLTGGVDAHALERPKRFFGAARNIEEGGSLTIISTALIETGSKMDDVIYEEFKGTGNQEITLDRRIAEKRVFPAMNIKKSGTRREERLMDEDKLRKVWILRKLLHPMDELAAMEFLLDRMKETKTNDDFFDQMKRKAST; the protein is encoded by the coding sequence ATGAATTTAACTGAACTCAAGAAAAAACCAATCGGCGAACTAATTAAAATTGCTGAATTTATGGGCCTGGAAGGTATGGCTCGTAACAGAAAGCAAGATATTATCTTTGCCATTTTGAAACGCCATGCGATGAATGGCGAAGAAATTTTTGGTGATGGCGTTCTCGAAATTCTCTCTGATGGTTTTGGTTTTTTGCGTTCTGCCGCAGGTTCGTATTTAGCAGGTCCGGATGATATTTATGTGAGTCCTTCACAGATCCGACGCTTTAACTTGCGTACAGGTGATACCATCACAGGTACTATTCGCCCTCCAAAAGAAGGTGAGCGTTATTTTGCGTTGCTCAAAGTTAACCAGATTAACTACGACACGCCAGAAAATTCTCGAAATAAAATTTTATTTGAAAATTTAACTCCTCTTTTCCCAACCGAACAATTGGTTATGGAATTAGGTAATGGTACGACAGAAGACTTAACTGCTCGTGTCGTTGATTTAGTTGCGCCAATTGGTAAAGGCCAACGTTCTATTATTGTTGCACCGCCGAAAGCCGGTAAAACAATGTTACTTCAAAATATTGCTCAATCGATTGTTAGAAACAATCCAGAAGTATTCTTGATCGTTCTACTCATTGACGAACGTCCAGAAGAAGTAACCGAAATGGAGCGTACTGTTCGCGGTGAAGTTATTGCGTCAACATTTGATGAAGCACCAGCTCGCCATGTACAAGTTGCAGAAATGGTAATTGAGAAAGCTAAACGTCTTGTTGAGCATAAAAAAGATGTTGTGATTCTTCTTGACTCTATTACCCGCCTTGCACGTGCTTACAACACTGTTATCCCGTCATCAGGTAAAGTGTTAACGGGTGGTGTGGATGCTCATGCATTGGAACGTCCTAAGCGCTTCTTCGGTGCTGCACGTAATATCGAAGAAGGTGGTTCACTTACGATCATCTCAACTGCTTTGATTGAAACAGGCAGTAAAATGGATGACGTAATTTATGAAGAATTCAAAGGTACAGGTAACCAAGAGATTACGCTTGATCGCCGTATTGCTGAAAAACGTGTCTTCCCTGCCATGAATATCAAAAAATCTGGCACCCGTCGTGAAGAACGTTTAATGGATGAAGATAAATTACGTAAAGTATGGATTCTTCGTAAGCTCCTTCATCCTATGGATGAGTTGGCAGCGATGGAATTCTTACTTGACCGTATGAAAGAAACCAAAACAAACGATGATTTCTTTGATCAAATGAAGCGTAAAGCTTCAACTTAA